Below is a window of Armatimonadota bacterium DNA.
GGTCGAGGACTTCCAGACCGTGCGGCTGTTCGACCGCGTCGAACGGCAGCGGCTCGAAGCCGAACTGTGGGCGAGCGAGGCGCGCCTGACGGCACTGATGGACATCTCGCCCGAAGCCGTTCTCTTGATCGAGGGCCGTAGCGGGCGGATCCTGAAGGTCAACAACCGGGCCGTCGTCCTCTTCGGCTATAGCCCGCGAGAATTGCTCAATCACACGATGGAGATGCTCGTGCCGCCAGACTTGCAGGCGAAGCACGTCGGGCTCAGGAACGGGTTCCTCGGGAGCGTGCGCAAGCGGGAAATGGGCTACCACCCGCCCGTCATGGCCGTGACGAAGGACGGCCGTTCGCTCGAGATGGACATCGCATTGACCGCGACAGCTTCCACCGACGACGTGATGGTCGTCTGCAGCCCTGTCGCGGTGCCTGCCGGACAACCGGAACAGTCAGCACGGCGGATGATCGACGAGGCTTGAGCGCTTCTGTCCGAGCTACGGCGGGATTAAGAAAGGACCGTTCAGCCGTGCGGGGTCAGCAAGACGACCTGATCATCGCTGTCGTATCCAAGGATCTGGCCGGCGTTGTTGATGTCCACGACCGCCCTGACCGTCGTGCCTTGGCTCGAAGCGTCAAGGAACCGGTTCAAATCCAAAGCGTTGGTCGAATTGAAGCAGATGACTGGAACAGTGGACCCTACCGGGCCGTAGTTCCCCACCGCCACATTGGAATCA
It encodes the following:
- a CDS encoding PAS domain S-box protein; amino-acid sequence: MAIKLSKRHRALLESLAGGYSVNETCHYLRLSEEDLKDLWAEVAERVQTSAPQTVEDFQTVRLFDRVERQRLEAELWASEARLTALMDISPEAVLLIEGRSGRILKVNNRAVVLFGYSPRELLNHTMEMLVPPDLQAKHVGLRNGFLGSVRKREMGYHPPVMAVTKDGRSLEMDIALTATASTDDVMVVCSPVAVPAGQPEQSARRMIDEA